Genomic DNA from Gimesia aquarii:
AGAACCCGCTTCCTCGCAGAACTGTGGATCTGGCACAGTCTTATGGTTCACGATTGGCTCATGCAGTGGCAGATGTTGTTCGTCTTCCAATGGTTGAACTGGATCCCGAATTGAAAACCGAGATTGAGATTATCGACATCAAATTAGGAGCTCATCTTACCAAATCAGAGTTAGAAAAAATTGCCTCTGGTAGCCCGAGTTCCTACAGAACCCGCTGGGGTTCAAGGTTACTCAAACAACTTAACTCCGGAAAACCGTTTATCAAGTCGTATCCATTTCCTGTTGAAGTCTGGAGACTCGGCAAGAAACAGCTCTGGATTGCCATCGGTGGTGAAGTCGTAATTGACTACGCACTCGCCATGAAAAAAGAATATGGTCCCGACACCTGGGTAACGGGTTATGCGAATGATGTGATGGCATACACGCCCTCACTGAGGGTCCTGAAAGAAGGAGGTTACGAAGGCAACACCTCCATGGCCGTTTATGGAATGCCTTCACATCGCTGGTCTGAAGAAATCGAAGATAAAATCGTCGAAAGTGTGCAACGACAAGTGAAAAAGATCCGCGATGGAAAATAAACCTTGCCCTCGTTAGAATAGAGTTTTTGTTCCAAAACTTCAGCGTGATCCACCAGCTTCTACAGATGTTTTATGTTTTTGGCAGTCCTGCCGTTTGTCGATCGGGATACGACTTCCTAGAATGCAGCATGTCCAAGGCATACAACAGATTAATCTAAACATAGGTCCCCTAAAGTGACCTGAAACCGTTCATAAATCAATTTAAATGTAGTACTGAGGAGATGATTAATGGCTTCCGGAAATCCTTTTGGCGCGGAAAGTCAATTAAAAACAGCAGACGGAGAACTGAGTTACTTCCGCCTGCAGAAACTGATTGATGATGGCATTGGTGAAATTGAAACTCTTCCGTATTCGATTCGTGTCTTACTTGAATCGTGCCTGCGAAATGTGGATGGATTCGTTGTCAATGAAGCCGATGTCAATAATCTGGCCAACTGGAGTGCTGAATCGCCGAACCCAGTAGAAATTCCATTTAAGCCTGGTCGTGTCGTATTACAAGATTTCACAGGTGTTCCCGCTGTCGTCGATCTGGCCGCTCTTAGAAGCGCCATGGTACGGCTCGGCGGTGATCCTCAAAAAATCAATCCACTTGTGCCATGCGACCTGGTGATCGACCACTCGGTTCAAGTCGATGAGTTTGCGACCCGGTTCTCACTGCAACACAATGTGGAAAAAGAATTCGAACGCAATCAGGAACGCTATCAGTTTCTCCGTTGGGGGCAACAGGCATTGAACAACTTCAGTGTCGTGCCTCCTGCAACCGGAATTGTGCATCAAGTTAACCTGGAATATCTGGCCAAAGTAGTACTCACTAAAGACGGAGTTGCCTATCCCGACAGTCTGGTCGGTACCGACAGCCATACGACAATGATCAACGGCCTGGGAGTTGTTGGTTGGGGAGTTGGTGGCATTGAAGCTGAAGCAGTAATGCTTGGCCAACCCATTTATATGCTGACACCAGAAGTTGTCGGCTTCAAACTCACAGGTGGACTTCCAGAAGGAGCCACCGCCACTGACCTGGTACTCAGAATCGTACAGATGTTGCGCGAGCACGGTGTTGTAGGCAAGTTTGTTGAATTTTACGGTCCTGGATTATCAAACATGAGTCTGGCCGACCGCGCTACCATTGCCAACATGGCACCGGAATACGGTGCCACAATCGGCTTCTTTCCCGTAGATGATGAAACACTGAATTACATGCGTCGTACCGGTCGAACTGAGGCCGAAGTCGATCTGGTAGATCGCTATTACAAAGCACAAGGTCTGTTCCGAACTGACAGTTCGCCCGAACCACGTTTCACAAGTGGCTTACAATTGGATCTTTCCACCGTTGAAGTGTCTCTCGCCGGACCGAAACGTCCACAGGACCGCATCGCCTTGACCGAAATGAAATCACAGTGGCACAGAGATCTGGGCGAAACATTCGGCAAATCTGATCCTTCGGAAACGAGTGTGGCTGTCGAATATGATAACCAGAATTTCAATCTCGAAGATGGGTCGGTTGTGATCGCCGCTATTACCAGTTGTACGAATACCAGTAATCCTTCAGTGATGATTGGTGCTGGATTGTTGGCAAAGAAAGCTGCTGAAAAAGGCCTTACACGAAAACCCTGGGTCAAAACCAGTTTGGCTCCTGGAAGCCGCGTCGTTACAGATTACCTGGAAAAATCGGGACTCACCCCCTACCTCGATCAACTTGGGTTTAATCTAGTTGGCTATGGTTGTACAACCTGCATTGGAAACAGTGGGCCACTTCCTCAGCCAATTTCCAAGGCCATCAACGAGAATGATATCGTCGCATCTGCCGTGCTTTCTGGGAACCGTAACTTTGAAGGTCGCATTAGCCCCGATGTTCGTGCAAACTATCTCGCCAGTCCTCCGCTGGTCGTTGCCTATGCTCTGGCAGGAACTACGGATATCGATTTGAGCACGGATCCTCTGGGACAAGATCAAGCAGGTAACGATGTCTTCCTGAAAGATCTCTGGCCCTCCCAGGCTGAAGTCAATGCGGCTATGGAATCTTCGATCACCCCGGAAATGTTCCGAGAACAGTATGGGAAAGCAACAGAAGGTTCTCCTGAATGGCAAGCCATCAATGGCGGTGATGGGGACATTTTTGCATGGGATGAAAAAAGCACCTACGTGCAGGAACCACCTTTCTTTGTTGATATGCCAACCACTCCTGCTCCCATCAGTTCGATCACGGGAGCGCGTGTACTCGTTTCTGTGGGAGACTCTGTAACCACCGATCATATTTCTCCCGCTGGAGCGATCAAAGCCGACTCACCCGCTGGTAAGTATCTTCAGGAAAATGGTGTCACTCCCCAAAATTTCAACAGCTACGGTAGCCGACGTGGCAATGACCGGGTGATGACACGCGGAACGTTTGCGAACATTCGTCTCAGTAACTTACTCGCCCCCGGAACCACCGGTGGTGTGACCACTTACCTTCCTACCGGCGATCAGACTTCGATTTACGAAGCGTCACTCAAATACAAAGAAGCAGGTAAACCTCTAATTGTGCTGGCCGGTGGTGATTATGGAATGGGTTCTTCACGCGACTGGGCTGCCAAAGGAACATTCCTGCTGGGTATCAAAGCAGTCATCGCCACCTCATTCGAGCGAATTCACCGATCCAATCTGGTCGGAATGGGTGTGCTGCCTTTGCAATTCCGTGATGGCGAAAGCCGTGAAGAACTGGGACTGGATGGAACAGAATCATTCGACATTGAACTGGATGACGATCTGAAGCCAGGTCAAGCCATTCGCGTAACCGCTACCAAAGCAGATGGGACTCAGGTTCTGTTTACCGCTCAGTGTCGTGTGGATACACCGGTGGAAGTCGAATACTACCGGAATGGCGGCATCCTGCATAAAGTACTCCGAGATCTGGCACAATCCTGATTCGTGATTTGATGAAACCTGTCTATGAAGTCGATCTGATCGTCGAGAAATACCTGAATGGTGCTCGCATTGATCGGTTTCTGAGTCGTCATTTCAGAAATTATTCGACATATCGTTTACAACGTATGGTGCAGGCTGGCTTTGCCAGAGTCAATGAGATACCTGCCCATCCACTGCAGCGCGTGTTTTGTGGGCAGCAAGTCAGCATTGCGCTTGTAGAGCCTCCAGACAAAACATATGAACCGGAACCGTTGCCGCTGGAAGTCCTGTTTGAAGACGCCTGGTTAATCATTATTAACAAACCTCCCGGAATCATTGCGCATCCGGCTGGTAAGATTTTATCAGGAACCGTTGCCAACGCACTCCAATTTTATTTGGATCATCAAACAGGAATTCGTAGCCTGTTAAGACCGGGCATTGTGCACCGCCTTGATCAATTTACCAGTGGTATCTTAATCGTGGCGAAAGAGCATGTGGCACATCGGAATCTTTCGATTCAGTTTCAGAAAAATCAAATCAGAAAATCGTATATCGCAATTGTACGAGGCAGCCCTCAACAGGATCAATTTGAAAACCGTTCTGCCATCGGGGAACACCCCACACAAGCGGGAGTCTGCATGTCTACACATCCACAGGCACTGCGTGCAAAATCGGCTTTGACAAAATTTGAAGTGCTAGAGCGTTTTCCACATTATTCGTTGCTACGGGCATTCCCGCAAACAGGTCGATTGCATCAAATTCGCGTTCATCTGGCGGATCTAGGATTTCCCATCATCGCCGATGATTTCTATGGAAACGATGAATCTCTCTCTACCGAACGGCAACTCATTACGAGACAAGCACTGCATGCCGAACAAATTGAGTTCACTCATCCCATCACGAATCTATGTATGAAAATAACCGCTGGAGCACCCGATGACTTTCACCAGACGCTCCAGCGGTTACGGAGTGCCTAGACCTCAATGGTTTCCTGTTCGTCCAGTTCAGTTTGCGATTTGTCCTCGGCGGATTGTTCGGCATTCGCTTTCGTGAGTCTGGCTTCTTCGAATAAACGATCCAAACTCATTTTTTCCAGCCCATCAAAGGCGGCTACTTTATAGCATTCCGCCATAGTGGGGTAATTAAAGACTGCATTGCGGAAGTACTCAATCGTACCACCAAATGACATCACAGTCTGGCCAATATGTACAATTTCTGTCGCAGACTCTCCGATGGCATGAATGCCAAGAATCCTCAATGTTTCGCGGTGAAAGAGAATTTTCAACATCCCTTCTGTATCACCTGAGATTTGTCCTCGCGCAATTTCCCGATAGCGGGCTGCCCCCACTTCGTAAGGAACATGTTCTTCGGTCAACTGTTGCTCAGTTTTCCCAATCATCGAAATTTCGGGAATGGTAAACAAACCATAAGGCATAATATCAAAGGCCTCAAATGGTTCATTAAACGCATTACAAACCACTCGTCTTCCCTGCTCCATCGAAACACTGGCAAGAGCAGGAAAACCGACAATATCGCCGGCCCCGTAGATGTGAGGGACCCAAGTCTGATGCTCCTCATTGCACCACAGTCGACCACGTTCATCTGGTTCCAACCCGGCTGCCTGGAAATTCAATTCGTCGGCATCGCCCACACGCCCCACTGTATATAATACAGAATCAGCTACGAGACGCTTTCCACTTTCTGTCTGGACGGCTGCCATTTTATCGGAGAATCGTTCGATCCCTACAACCTCTTCTCCCATACGGAAAACCATTCCTAAAGATCGGGCATGGTGAATCAACGCGTCAATGATTTCTTGATCGCAAAATTCGAGCAAGCGTTCTCGGCCATCTAAGACAGTCACTTCAACACCCAATGTAGCGAACATAATCGCATATTCGATCCCAATCACGCCACCACCAACAACAATCATTGAGCGGGGAATCTGCTTCAGATCGAGTATTTCGTCGGAATCAAAGATAGTTTTTCCATCAAAAGGAATGTGTGAAGGACGAGAAGGTTTTGTACCCGTCGCCACCAGAATATACTCCCCATACAATTTCTTTCGCCCCGTTTCGCAATCTACTTCCACGTCATGCGGACTGGCAAATCTGGCCTCACCTATGAATACTTCAACGCCATTTCGCTCTAATTGATCGTGTATCACATCCAATTCATTTTCAGCAACGCTGGCCAGCTTCAAGCGGAGATCCTGCATTGTGATGCGGCGTTTTTTGCGATACTGCTTGCTATAAACATCACGATGACGATATCCAGTGAGATACAGAATGGCTTCACGCATCGTTTTTGAAGGGATCGTGCCTTTATGCAAACAGACTCCCCCCATCCCACGAAAATTGCGTTCAATAATGGCTACCCGCTTCCCCAGCTTCGATGCGGCAATCGCCGCTTTATGCCCAGCTGGGCCACTTCCAATAATGACAAGATCGTATTTCATAGAACTATTCTCAATGTACATTTCTAACTTGACGGACCTGTTTCTTAAAGACGAGAGATCCATCCTCAAATGTCAATATAAGAAAACTGATTAGATTTTTTGCGTAAACAACAACCTTTCTCTTCGACAATGTGGCGAAGTAGAAAAGATATAAAGATTGAATCAATTCCTGAAACAAGCTATTTTGCGTATATCTTGACGGTTATACTATTTATGTTGCGTCTATAAGGACTGGTGCGCCAGGGATATTCCTCCCAAAAAGGATAAACTAAGAGTCAGCCACTCTTTCAATATCCCGTGTTATGATGACAAATTAAAGGAATCACTGATGAACTATCAGATCCGCAAAATCTGGAACGTCTCCGAGAGTGAACATACACCTGAAACGGTATTTCAGAATCGTAAAGCACATCGGCGGGAGTTTCTGAAAATGATGGGCTATGGTGTAGGAATCGCTGGTTTTTCAGATCTTCTTTCAGGTTGTCAACAAGCGACTGAGGAGGAAATTGAGAAAGCGGGTGCCGTTGCTCCACTGCCTGAGGCATTTCAATCGATCTATCCAGCCCCTCACAACCCCACTTTTAAGTATGGTCGCCCGGAGACGGTCCCCAAAGAGGCAGAAGAATTCACCAACTTTTATGAATTCACAGGTCCGACTACCAAAGAAGCCTGGAAGTACGTTGAGAATTTCATAACTACTCCCTGGTCAGTCAGTGTAGAGGGAGAATGTGAAAAACCTCGCACATTTGATATGGATGATTTTTATAAGGAAATGAAATTTGAAGAGCGTGCCTATCGTCATCGCTGTGTTGAAACATGGGCCATGTGCGTTCCCTGGACTGGATTCGCTCTTTCCCACTTATTGAAACTTGTAGAACCCAAGCCAACCGCAAAATTTGTGGCGTTCGAGACCTTCAACAAACCGAACGAAGCGCCCTATATGAAAGCAAATGGTACTGCATACTGGCCTTGGCCTTATACTGAAGGCTTGAGTATGGCTGAGGCCATGAACGAGCTTACGTTTATTGCAACCGGCCTGTATGGTAAACCACTACTCAAGCAGAATGGTGCCCCCATTCGTCTGGTTGTTCCCTGGAAATATGGGTTCAAGTCCGGTAAATCCATTGTCAAAATCAAGCTCACCTCCGAACAACCAGTTACTTTTTGGAATAGCGTCAACCCCGACGAATACGGGTTCGTGGCTAACGTCAATCCTGATGTTCCTCATCCTCGGTGGAGCCAGCGTACTGAGTGGATGCTGGGAACTGAAAAACGCTACGATACAAAGCTATATAACGGATATGGTGAGTATGTAAGTGGACTCTACACTGGTTAATAAACCACTGCACCATGGACTAAAATACTGATTAGTCGACGATAAACGCCAAAAAGTCTCTGATCTGAACATGACTCGAAAGTATTCATAAATTCAGATCGAAACAGAAATATGAATTTATTTTACCACACCCACAGAGCCTAAACACAAGCCTGAATACGTATTTCTCTCATCAAAATGCTACACGGAGTCACTTGACGCTCTAGAACTCTAAATGTTACGATCCAAAATGAATTCATTTCAGCCTGTTACTACTGAGAATCTGGATTACTACCAAGTTCAATCATGTGAAACTACTTCAGAGTCACTTCAAGGGGATTAATTATGGTTTTTTCAAGAGTAATCAAACTTATGAAACCAACTGTGTTTCTTTTGATTCTAACAAATACTTTTGATGCGATTGCTGAGGAACCAATTGCAAAATTTTCCGTTAAAGTTGATCTAGGTAAAGATGTTGGTCAGAGCTTCGGGACGTTATTTGAAGTTCGCAATAAAAAAAACCAGGTGATTGCAGGGGCTGGATTCCTTGATGTCTATAACACACGGTTTCGCAGTGACAGGCATACTTTACAGTTCTTCGTTCGTCCGGAACACAATGCCAGAAACTTTTCTGTCAAGCGGTTATCACATCCTGATTTAGACTGTGGAATCTATTTACTTGACCTGGATCAAAAACTTCAGGCCTGGAGCAGCGTCCGAAATAACTTAGTTCGCTTGTGGAACCCAGAGACTCAAACATGGTCTGACGCACCAATTCCTCAAACAGGACGCGTTCTTTCTGGTGATGGAATCATGCGCTTGGGAAATGGAATCCTTACTTTTACTTCCGGAAAGGTCGCATTCAATGATCGCGTGATTCTGACCCCACCTGAAAAGGGGAGGTATTATAATTTTTATTATGCGCTGGGACGGTTATTTTTCTATCACACCGATCGAAACGAGAAGAAAGGTTTCACAAAAATTTATGCCTGCCCGTGGACCAGCGATTCAAAAGAGCCGATCGATTTAAAGCAAGCCACTATCATGGATGCAAAATATGTAGGTGCCACACCCTTCGCCTGGGGGCAATACCGGGATGAAGTCCTTACAGTTTCGAACTATGGTGGCGTCTATGTTTTTAGTGATTCACGATGGAAGACTTTGGCTGAGGCACAAAAAGGAGTGAGTTTTCAAGTTTATTCGATGCTGAATTATCATGACCGATTACTGATGGCGCAATATCCCACCGGTGAACTTTTTGAATATCGTGGTCAAGAACTAAAGCGCTTAAAAGG
This window encodes:
- the msrP gene encoding protein-methionine-sulfoxide reductase catalytic subunit MsrP, with product MNYQIRKIWNVSESEHTPETVFQNRKAHRREFLKMMGYGVGIAGFSDLLSGCQQATEEEIEKAGAVAPLPEAFQSIYPAPHNPTFKYGRPETVPKEAEEFTNFYEFTGPTTKEAWKYVENFITTPWSVSVEGECEKPRTFDMDDFYKEMKFEERAYRHRCVETWAMCVPWTGFALSHLLKLVEPKPTAKFVAFETFNKPNEAPYMKANGTAYWPWPYTEGLSMAEAMNELTFIATGLYGKPLLKQNGAPIRLVVPWKYGFKSGKSIVKIKLTSEQPVTFWNSVNPDEYGFVANVNPDVPHPRWSQRTEWMLGTEKRYDTKLYNGYGEYVSGLYTG
- the acnA gene encoding aconitate hydratase AcnA; amino-acid sequence: MASGNPFGAESQLKTADGELSYFRLQKLIDDGIGEIETLPYSIRVLLESCLRNVDGFVVNEADVNNLANWSAESPNPVEIPFKPGRVVLQDFTGVPAVVDLAALRSAMVRLGGDPQKINPLVPCDLVIDHSVQVDEFATRFSLQHNVEKEFERNQERYQFLRWGQQALNNFSVVPPATGIVHQVNLEYLAKVVLTKDGVAYPDSLVGTDSHTTMINGLGVVGWGVGGIEAEAVMLGQPIYMLTPEVVGFKLTGGLPEGATATDLVLRIVQMLREHGVVGKFVEFYGPGLSNMSLADRATIANMAPEYGATIGFFPVDDETLNYMRRTGRTEAEVDLVDRYYKAQGLFRTDSSPEPRFTSGLQLDLSTVEVSLAGPKRPQDRIALTEMKSQWHRDLGETFGKSDPSETSVAVEYDNQNFNLEDGSVVIAAITSCTNTSNPSVMIGAGLLAKKAAEKGLTRKPWVKTSLAPGSRVVTDYLEKSGLTPYLDQLGFNLVGYGCTTCIGNSGPLPQPISKAINENDIVASAVLSGNRNFEGRISPDVRANYLASPPLVVAYALAGTTDIDLSTDPLGQDQAGNDVFLKDLWPSQAEVNAAMESSITPEMFREQYGKATEGSPEWQAINGGDGDIFAWDEKSTYVQEPPFFVDMPTTPAPISSITGARVLVSVGDSVTTDHISPAGAIKADSPAGKYLQENGVTPQNFNSYGSRRGNDRVMTRGTFANIRLSNLLAPGTTGGVTTYLPTGDQTSIYEASLKYKEAGKPLIVLAGGDYGMGSSRDWAAKGTFLLGIKAVIATSFERIHRSNLVGMGVLPLQFRDGESREELGLDGTESFDIELDDDLKPGQAIRVTATKADGTQVLFTAQCRVDTPVEVEYYRNGGILHKVLRDLAQS
- the sthA gene encoding Si-specific NAD(P)(+) transhydrogenase, coding for MKYDLVIIGSGPAGHKAAIAASKLGKRVAIIERNFRGMGGVCLHKGTIPSKTMREAILYLTGYRHRDVYSKQYRKKRRITMQDLRLKLASVAENELDVIHDQLERNGVEVFIGEARFASPHDVEVDCETGRKKLYGEYILVATGTKPSRPSHIPFDGKTIFDSDEILDLKQIPRSMIVVGGGVIGIEYAIMFATLGVEVTVLDGRERLLEFCDQEIIDALIHHARSLGMVFRMGEEVVGIERFSDKMAAVQTESGKRLVADSVLYTVGRVGDADELNFQAAGLEPDERGRLWCNEEHQTWVPHIYGAGDIVGFPALASVSMEQGRRVVCNAFNEPFEAFDIMPYGLFTIPEISMIGKTEQQLTEEHVPYEVGAARYREIARGQISGDTEGMLKILFHRETLRILGIHAIGESATEIVHIGQTVMSFGGTIEYFRNAVFNYPTMAECYKVAAFDGLEKMSLDRLFEEARLTKANAEQSAEDKSQTELDEQETIEV
- a CDS encoding RluA family pseudouridine synthase, whose translation is MKPVYEVDLIVEKYLNGARIDRFLSRHFRNYSTYRLQRMVQAGFARVNEIPAHPLQRVFCGQQVSIALVEPPDKTYEPEPLPLEVLFEDAWLIIINKPPGIIAHPAGKILSGTVANALQFYLDHQTGIRSLLRPGIVHRLDQFTSGILIVAKEHVAHRNLSIQFQKNQIRKSYIAIVRGSPQQDQFENRSAIGEHPTQAGVCMSTHPQALRAKSALTKFEVLERFPHYSLLRAFPQTGRLHQIRVHLADLGFPIIADDFYGNDESLSTERQLITRQALHAEQIEFTHPITNLCMKITAGAPDDFHQTLQRLRSA